The Silene latifolia isolate original U9 population chromosome Y, ASM4854445v1, whole genome shotgun sequence sequence ATGACAACTTCCTGCTTCCGAATCCATCAAAAATAAGCACAATTGCTTTCATTTGGCAAATAACTCACTTAGCAAATGAAACCATGACTCCTCAtatgatataaatgaaacatAGGAGCAaaaatattcttttttttttcaagtttcttctttttttttcgtttctctttcaatttttttctctttttttccgtTTCTTTTTTTTCTAGTCATCTTTTTTTTCATGCTTCTTCCTTCAAGGCTACCATCCCAACCGTTCAAAGCAAACCAAATTAACATAATTAAAGATTATACCCGCGGAAGCAAACACTAGCTAGCTTGATAAGGCAGGCTagattttggatgtagctaaggggtcaaaaaggcaaatttggctaaatgtggagttaataggtaataaagaaataaaagggaaattATAAGCACTCTCCAGCTTGTGACACcggccactaacccgaatgtaagCTGGCAAAAAACAATTGAATTTTatacttatgcaaattgatgttacatgctatgcaaggagtactactcacaattcTACAtaaaaccggtcatagatgtcaccagttaataggctctaatccttagaaattataagtaggttgccaaaatcttcaagtcaagtctatttgttcagctaaaatcaaccacaactcgtagattatgcaccgCTTATACATGGAAAGTGTTGGCAATGCAACTCTTAGGCTAGTAAAGAGAACATAGATGCGATTTCATCATGGTTATCCAACCGTTCCTATCCTAAATGCATAATTAAAAcatgctgttttttttttttttgatttttttgcatttttttcagtttttttttatttttttattttgataTATGAAAAGAAAGAACAATGCAAGCGGAAATGCAGTAAATATATGACTGAAATGCAACAAAAACAATGCATGAGCAAACAAATGCATACCCTCCGCAAACCAAAAtgcacaatgcccccattgtgctCAGTAGCAAACAACACCAGCAGAGAAAAATTGGGAAAGGTAAAATGCACAACAAAATGAAAACTAATAAAGCAAGATAAAGGAAACGGAGACTCACAATGGAGAGCAAAACATAACCTCCCCCAACCAGCCAACAACAAGGGAGATCCTGGCCAGAAGCCACTATTCATCACCCACAGCAAAATCGGGATCATCATCTCCTTAAATAACGTGCTAATTTCCAGggaaaagtcgatcgaccagcatcacctgtcgatcgactaacagccccagtcgatcgaccaaaacaaccagtcgatcgacttttatACTCCTTATACGCGGCAGAAACACTTCTTTCACGCTTAGTGTGCCAAGACGACTCGCCTCTTTGCCGATGCACCTGAAAATAATGCACATATCTCCCAACACAAACCAAAGCACGTGTCCCAATCTTCTCAGTACCAAATGGAAAAATCCTAATTACAACGcaaataaagcaaacaataaactaaactaaaatgTATTTTATTAAACAAAGCTTATtccatccgggttgcctcccgatcAACGCTGATTTTTGAGGTCCCGCTCGACCTTACTTCATAAGTCATCAAAAATCAGGCGGCGCACAGCTTGGCCGCTGACTAAGTCCCCTTAGCATTCTTGACCTTGGGCCACCACTCAAACTTGGCTTTGAAGATAGAAGATCGTCGCGCAGCATAGGCCTCCTCGCAACACTTAGCCTCTGGCTTTTCCTTCTTTGCACGCGGCAAGGGACTTTCTCTCTGTCCACTATAATCAGCATTGTCAGCCTCAGAAAACGCACCCAATGCAACAAGTCCACCTCCCGAATCCTCCTGGTAGCTTAACCTATCATGTCCTATAAAAGAAGATACAAAAGCACGGTCCTCCAACTTGCTCCCAgcatggggcggaggtgtcacagtAATGGCAAAACAGGACTCAACTGTACGACTATAAACTACCACATGGCAAGTTACAACTTGCATAGGTGCCCAACGGACTTTAGAATGGGTGTAGGTTAGTGTCTCATCCCCACTTTAAATGTCAGAGTCCTCGCTcctacgtcaataactgcaccagcagtgtgcaagaaCGATCTCCCTAAGataataggggtatgggtatCCTCAGGAATGTCCAAAATAACAAAATCGACAGGTATAAAGAACTTCCCTACACGCACATGAACATCTTCTAGGACCCCTAATGGACGCGACAGGGAATGGTCTGCCTTTTGGACAGTCATATTTATGCATCTAAACTCAATCAAACCTATCTTTTGAGGTAAAGACAAGGGTAAGACACTGATGCTGGCACCCAAATCACACAAAGCATTATCAATAGTATGGGTGCCTATAAAACAGGGGATGGAAAAACTACCTCGCTCGGCCAATTTAGGTGGAGACTTATTTTGTAGGAGTTCACTACACTCCGCGGTAAAAGCAATAGTCTCTAGCTCATCAAAACTCCTCTTACGAGACAAAatctctttcatgaacttagCATATGAGGGAATTTGAGTGATAAGTTCAGTGAAAGGTACCATTACCTGTAGATCCTTCACAACTTTCAAAAACTTCCCGAATTGCTGCTCAATCATCGTATTCAATTGTCGGGCCGGAAAAGGAAGCTTAATCGGAATAGGTGGCTCGATAGCTTTACTCTTCCCTTCATCCGAAATGGACGCCTTATCAGCAATTGAAGGCGTTTTACAAGCAGTAGACGACGAATCAGCAACTCCGTCTGGCAAATTAGTCAATCGACCACtttggccagtcgatcgactaaaaggaccagtcgatcgaccacttttttcAGTTGAACGACTTTTTTCAGCTTTGTCAATGTCCTGTTCTGctgttttagtcgatcgaccacttttttcAGTTGATCGACTTTTTTCAGACGTTACAGCCACTTCGTCAGCACATTCATCTTCCGCATCAACATCCAGATCTTCAATAATAATCTCTGTGTTCACCCGGGACATCTCTAGTCCATCATATATAAGACCACTTCGTAGATGTATCGCATTAACGATCTCATGAGGCTTATCAGACTTAGACGGCAACGGACCCAGCTGCCTACTTGTGTTTTGGCTCGATAGCTGGGCAATTTGAGTGTCCAAGACTTTATTGTGAGCCAACAATTGAGCAATTAAAGCGTCTTTCTTTTGTGAAGCAGCCATTTGTTGTTGTAACATAGCTTTAATGTTCGACATATCACTGTTTGAAGCCTGAGGAGGAGGCTGCATCTGTTGAAATTGTTGTTGAGGTGGCCTATTAAAGTTCCCTTATGGTTGGTTACCACGATTTTGAGGGATGATGTAAGGATTGGCATGAGGCGGGGTAGGTTGGAACCCATTCTGATTTCTCTCAGCAAAGAACTTGGAATacggagtaccttgcttgaaagactgaTAGGCATGAACTTGCTCTAAAGTACTCATAGACCCAGCTGCAACATGACCATGTGTACCACATTGCTCACATGGGACCTCCTGTTGAAACAAACCATTAACTGTCTGCTGATTTCCCAAGGACTGGGCTGTCTTTAGTTCGGCAATGTGGGCGGTTAGAGCCTCTAACTGAGTTGCAATTGCACTATCCGTACCGCCTCCTCTTTTTCTACCTCTTGGATTACCATTctcagctgtgtgagtagctatctgatcaattaTTTTCCAGGCATTGGTATCATTAGTGTTGTCCTGGAATATCCCATTGGCAGCTGAATCAAGTAATGCCCTATGATCGTCATATAGGCCATTGTAAAACTGGTTACAGAGAAACCAGACTTGGAACCCATGATGTGGAACAGATCGTACTAATCGTTTGAAATGAACCCACGCCTCATGAAGGTCTTCAGCAGGACCTTGTTTGAAACTCGTAATTTGGCTTCGGAGAGCATTAGTCTTCTGGGGTGGGAAGTATCTCTTATAGAAAGTAAGAGCTAATAAATTCCAGTCTGTAACACCATATGCTTCCATATCCAAGTCACGCAACCACTCCGCTGCATCATCTCGCACGGAAAAAGGGAAAAGTGACTGTTTAACTTGCTTCTGTATCACCCCCGCAGTCGAAAGAATGGAGTAGCAGTAATAAACAAacttctccatatgtttagctgggTCCTCACCAGCTCCCCCTCCAAATAAATTCCGCTCCACCAGATTAATGTAAGATGGGCGAATTTCGAAAGTACCCGTATCCGAGGTGGGGAGCTTGAATCCCTTGGGAAGAGAAGTAAGAGTgggctcagagtgacttgctaaAGTCGGCATGATGGTAGTAATGGCAGAAGTAGATGTGTCTTCCTCTAAGGACTAATTTTCTGCAAGAAATGTTGTGTAAGCTACATCAagcgtactcaagtcttctacttgataTATCTCCTTCCAAATGTTTCGTCTAGCACGGAGAGTCCTTTCTGGTTCTGGATCAAAGGGTATGAGTTCAGACGTaaaagacctgggcataaacaaaactagcaCTGAAAGGTGagaaacggtctcaaggaacacaggttccttgagacaagagacAAACTGAAATAAAACAAATACAAAAATGCGCCGCCTCTCCGGCATTGGCGCCATAATTTGACAGGATAAATCGCTCGCCTATCAAAGATAAGccaactggcctaaactaatgcagtagaggaagtcgggatcgtatccacagggaggctgttTGCAATTCTAAATGTCAATTCAAGTCCATCCAAGTCAcaaattgggggtttgaaatggGTTTGTCTAATAACTAAGGTAGAAAACAAAAGAAAGTAAATACAAACGATTTCAAATAAGAGAGAAAtagctaggatggtcggttcaccgtGGTCTACAACAATCTAAGGTAAAGTCAACGGTCAACAATAAACGGTTGAAGGGTATTgaacaggtcctctcggtccactgttCACCCTAGAATTCTAATGTAGCTCTCGCCCTAATTAGAGTGTCCTATTGGTCGTAGCAAGTCTTCGccttttccaatctctcgatccaggtcaaggtttaacaAAATGGTCAACTAATTATGTgcacttaattaatcaaaccgCTATCAGATGCCACGATTAACAATTCAGACGGAGTAAATAGCTAGACCTAAAACCCTAACATATTATGTCATAGAACCGCGGATCTCCTAAATCCTAGCATAaaagaattagctacgcataattaaatggAATACAACAATTAAAGAAGAAGAGAAAATTAAGATTTGCATGATGGAACTAAATAGATATTCAACTAGCATAAAACGAAAACAATAAGaacgataaaagaacaataataGAAATAAGGAACGAAGAACGATTAAAATAACCGAATTGAAGTAGAGGAATTACAAGTTTAGATTCGAAAAACTGAAGTAGCAAAGTAACGTAAAACAATATTTTTGCAAAAGTAAAAGGTGCCCTAATAAAGTTCTCAGCTTCTGTTTATATAGAATTAGCTGATAATTATTAATTAAACTCGGCTCAATAAataatataccgcaaaaacatacactaaactagcttgagaagacaggctaaatttggatgtagttaaggatcaaaaggcaaatttggctaaatgtggagtttactgggtaaaaatgaaagaaaaggggaatgtaagcacctccctgcatttgacaccaaccactaacccaaatgtatgtaggcaaaaagcaatttactttcatatttgtgcaaattgatgatacatgttatgcaaggagtttgcaaaaatttcaggtcaagtctattgttcagctgtattttaacattaactcgtaggtATGCGAAAAGACAAAGCTATAGATATCAGTTtaagcaaggcttaagcaaaatgactaaatgtagtgcaatgtcttcattgaaatctaccgttctgactcaacctatatgctaaaataaatatgaaatttttaattttatagagttttttaatttttatgagatttttcttatttctttttttgtaaaaataaacaacaatgtatacaaaaattaaacgtgacaacaagaatgcaataaaaacaacatgcagacacagatatggatgcataacctccccaaatcaaaccgtacaatgccctcattgtactcaaaaatagggagaggaaatgcaaactaaaaaggagagggTGGAGACtcagaaaactcacaagaatacgcgaagtaaggacctccccaaaccagccagcaatatgggaggtcgctaaatagccccAGGAGTCCAGGACAGCGtcataggaagcgaatcaaaacaagccaactcgatcgagagagtatatcactcgatcgaggaacatgggctgcaaaagtggtcgatcgaggaagacatgtactcgatcgaatggtcgtCATCTGTGGTTGCTCGATCGAAGAAGAAGAGTTTTCGATCGAAGGGCTAAACACTCGATAAAGCATAAAATTGCTCGATCAAGAGCTCCTTATTGTGCAAACTCCTAGTTATCAATAAAAcacctgcaaagacgcaaataGCTACCACAAAAATGACCAAAAACCAAGTCTAAATTGCTCACAGTCTATGGttgtaaaaaccatttattacacacaTCAAAAACTGAAATGGAAATCAACTAAAaacttaaactccgggttgcctccgggacagcgctagtttcagacaggtcccagctcgaccatctTTTCTTCAACAGCCATTCTAATTtagcccagtcaaaacagctcaaagcacgaagcagccgatcaaataactgcgcatgtgctacacaaaactgtaagtaacACCATAAAATAgcaatagcataggaaattaaaatgaaatagcatttaagtctaacaaatttcctatgacagctcctaaaaacatccacaaaattattccaccctacagctaagggcggaatatagaagctcaaattaacctcgagtggaaaataagagagctcatgagcatttgactcaaaaataacgcgagtataCTCCAGATGCACTGACGGGTTAGTATTGTGAGGTGGAGGAATCTGGTCtgctaaaggagaaggtgggtattcatcccaaatgcaatggacggtaaagtcaattgggtcaattgggtcctcAATAATAGGTTCATCCATAGTATCGTCAtaactatcccatttaacctcaagactgtcaaaacttttctcctcactctccttatagCTAGACTCGTCAGTAGGGAAGTTATCAAAGATACCTTCCCAGTCGTCCTCACTATCTGTGCAAGAATCATAGAGGGGTtctaaattatccttataaaaAGGAgtatcaaccacgctaatggtctcctctatttcTCTGTCAGTACTTCCTAaaacggtttctaaggtctcacccaccccctcatctaagtcaacatgaagagagaaattgggtttaagagtttcaggagcaaaccattcaaaaaattctaatacctcttttatggggattccttcgaaatcccacttaccattaGCCTCGAGGTATGCTCACGTAGGGGCATTAATACCGAGTTTCCTTGACACAAGAAATAGACTAAATGaaaacagataaaactacgctgcctccccggcaacggcgccaaaatttgataccgttgtcaggtaccaaaaataaatacgtaagtactactaacagaagctagcggtaagtagggtcgatcaccacagggaggcaaagatgagatttatctgttttaaattagtctaagagtaacgggggtAAAAATATTTTTAACTAAACTAAGACTAAACCAAAGTAAAGGGAAGAAGAGAATGCGAAATTAACGAAAGAGAGaagataaagagagagagagctaGGATTGtcaggtcatcaatgaatgtcagctaattgcagctaaggtcacagatcggtcacttgtatcggtctaaggggcaacgaatatctccttcccgtctcaattcaccctaaaacactattagcttagcttccgccctcactaaagtatcCTAATGTTaactgcaggtcttacccattccaaccttccggtctaggtcaaggcttaccaaatcaGTTACCTAAATGCGTcaactcaagcagctaattacagttaattgcagtgattgaCAACAAAGACAAGATTttagcaacagatctgcaaacctaattagcaactaacatcaactcattgaatcccctaaatcctagcaggaaaattagctaaacataataatgaataaagcaaAAGATAAGGAAGAAGTAAGAACAAGCATAATTAAAGATACAAACTAAAGAGAGGAAAGATTAAATAGAGAGagcaaaagaaagattacaaagtagCGAATCCGGAAAAGAGAAGCAAAGCAAAGTTCCCAGCAGTAATTAAGAGTAAAGCAGTAATTAAGAGTATATGAGATGACTTTAACCTAatccccgacttcctttatatagtaaagtgattattaacataaaataaacctaacacgagataaaaatcccgagtaactttatatcactcgatcgagtaactttatatcactcgatcgaacaaacccaagctaaaacctctcgatcgaggacgttaggtactcgatcgaacactatcaaaaataatccattcgatcgagtagaaaaaggactcggtcgaacaagatagtactcgatcgagtgctttccagcgcacaattcctgctttgcgcactgaacttcaaacggctgccatttcttcgttacttggtcaaacagagcgtttctggtggcgttggaaatataataggacaagctttcatctccaattaaaatcacctgaaaataatttataaaactttagatatggctcttcatagtaggcactagtaatttgaagttcttcctttgctcgcctagctatcttacttatttgcgcatcacaattagtagtttccaagctccgactaaactcatctcctaaatgcatgcatagggacatgtattaagcttgattttgcttctctttggttcattcctacaaataatacaagagaaaacaaagtagactattcgggggacatttgtagctaaatactactaaatatgcatagaaatgcgtgcaaatacggtacaaaaagtctatataaaatgcacgcatcaataaCCACACCTTGGGTTTATATGATTAGTTGTTAAATAATAGAATTACATTGAACACATAAGACATTAGTGGTTTCGATTCTAGGGTTTCGTTGCAATTTGATAAACTATTCGACTTTAGGTCTCATTTTGTTAGCACCAGATTGCGTTGTACCCTTCAATTGCCATGGATGATCGCAAATTTACTTTCTCCTTCATGTTCAAGCTCATCAGGTTTGAGTTCAATTGATTTACCAactttgtatttttttttgtaaagTCTTTGCTTTTATTTTGGAGACGTCCTTGAATTAAAAAAGTTCAGATCTTATCAAATCCATAAACTGATATGCTTATCTGATCAAACCTTTTCATGTTAACATAAATGACATGGGGATGTGAGTTACCATgaatcattgttttgacaatCACAATGTCTTAGGGTCAGTCATCCGCGTAAGTAATTCATATGAACAAAGTGCCATATTCTCATTTGATGTTAGAAGAGAAATTAGCTGCCCCTCTTCTAGCTTTATAGAAATGTGACACGGCTATCgaaaccctatcaaaaataaaaccaactagctctactaatgcagcagaggtaagtcgagtatcgtatccacaaggaggcggtcactatctactcgctattctagtctgtctaaggtcacaaaacgggggtttgagttgttttgactaaactaaagaattGGAATAAAAGCAATAAGAGTAAAAACAATTGAGATCAAAAAGAGGgaaagatgctaggatgtcggttcaccatgatattacacaaatcagctaaaggtaggtcagtcggtctgatgtgagaagggtaaagaaaaggtcatctcggtccgctatccgccctaaaatactactaacttagctttcaccctcattagagtagtctattgttcataacaggtctattcattctaaTCTCTCGATTTAAGTCTtaatttaaccagtttaattaattcagttgcatgcattcaacctaacaattacaattatattccTATGAAaaaattctcacaacaaaac is a genomic window containing:
- the LOC141630608 gene encoding uncharacterized protein LOC141630608; its protein translation is MPTLASHSEPTLTSLPKGFKLPTSDTGTFEIRPSYINLVERNLFGGGAGEDPAKHMEKFVYYCYSILSTAGVIQKQVKQSLFPFSVRDDAAEWLRDLDMEAYGVTDWNLLALTFYKRYFPPQKTNALRSQITSFKQGPAEDLHEAWVHFKRLVRSVPHHGFQVWFLCNQFYNGLYDDHRALLDSAANGIFQDNTNDTNAWKIIDQIATHTAENGNPRGRKRGGGTDSAIATQLEALTAHIAELKTAQSLGNQQTVNGLFQQEVPCEQCGTHGHVAAGSMSTLEQVHAYQSFKQGTPYSKFFAERNQNGFQPTPPHANPYIIPQNRGNQP